In the genome of Chrysiogenia bacterium, one region contains:
- the rpmF gene encoding 50S ribosomal protein L32 — protein MATPQRKTSKSVRDSRRSHHALRAPGMVECPNCMEMTFPHRACIHCGQYKGREIVKKDEF, from the coding sequence ATGGCCACTCCGCAGCGAAAAACCAGCAAATCCGTCCGCGACTCGCGTCGCTCCCATCACGCCCTGCGTGCGCCGGGCATGGTCGAGTGCCCCAACTGCATGGAAATGACCTTCCCGCACCGCGCCTGCATCCACTGCGGCCAGTACAAGGGTCGCGAGATCGTCAAGAAGGACGAGTTCTAG
- a CDS encoding DUF177 domain-containing protein yields the protein MSEHLTIRIEEIKPEGKRLEVREAFLAGKSPEGPFDSRELEITVKGEIWADLDIEKIAGVLRIKGPVRFDYEMPCARSNEPVPCTFDERLDLALSKAESALRESAEDEVELSSADLEEWTYSGEELDLTPILYEHIAINLPVKVVAERFRDAPDEVWVDAGQEEAEERENPFSALKGLKIDPSGSK from the coding sequence ATGAGTGAGCACCTCACCATCCGCATTGAAGAGATCAAGCCCGAGGGCAAGCGCCTTGAGGTGCGCGAGGCGTTCCTGGCCGGGAAAAGCCCCGAAGGCCCCTTCGACTCGCGCGAGCTGGAAATCACCGTGAAAGGTGAGATCTGGGCCGATCTCGACATCGAGAAGATCGCCGGCGTGTTGCGCATCAAGGGTCCCGTGCGCTTCGACTACGAGATGCCCTGCGCGCGCAGCAACGAGCCCGTGCCCTGCACCTTCGACGAGCGCCTCGACCTGGCGCTGAGCAAGGCCGAGTCCGCCCTGCGCGAGAGCGCCGAGGACGAGGTGGAACTCAGCAGCGCCGACCTGGAGGAATGGACCTACAGCGGCGAGGAGCTTGATCTCACCCCGATCCTCTACGAGCACATCGCCATCAACCTGCCCGTCAAAGTCGTCGCCGAGCGCTTCCGCGACGCCCCCGACGAGGTCTGGGTCGATGCCGGACAGGAGGAGGCCGAAGAGCGGGAAAACCCGTTTTCGGCCCTCAAAGGCCTCAAAATCGACCCTTCGGGCAGCAAGTAG